Genomic DNA from Gimesia aquarii:
GATGAGGTAGATTTTGTAGTTCTTTTTCTGAGCACCTATGCCCTTTCTTCAAATTGGGTGGAGCAAGAACTCAAATGGGCTCTTGAACGTGAAAAAGTGTTAAAACGTACTTTTGTCATACCTGTTTTATTAGAAGACATATTATCGAGCGTTGAACCGCCTGAAATTCAAGATCACCTTTGCCTATCTTGCTTCGATCAGAGTGAAAGCTTTGTCAAGTATTTTGCTAACCATCTTTATGAAAAAATAGTACAGCTCCATTTCAGTGAAATGGCCGACCGAAAAGTTGAATTGAAATCAAAGATTGAACTTAAATGTTTGGATGGTCTATACCATATGCGAAGCTATGATGAGATCTACAATTTAGCAATTAAATTAGTTGATGGCGCTAAAAGTCATATTTACTCTACGGCATTTGGTGGCGGCAAGTATGAAGGCCGAGCTGAATTTATTGAGAGTCTTGCTAAAGCAGGGGCGCGTAACGTTCATCATAAAGTAGTGTATTCAAATCGCCTATCGATAGCTCGTAATCGAAGTATGCTAGATCGTAAACAGGCATTCGAGAAAATGGGGGCAAGTGAATTTATTCAATTCGCTCTTGCAGAACCATGGGGAGCAGATTTCTTAATAGTTGATAATTGTCATGTTCATCTATCGTACCATCAGCCAGCTGGTGATGCTTTACAAGCTGGTTTAGAGATAACCAATACTCCCAATGGTGTCAAAGCGATAAGTGAATGGTTTGAAAAAGTTGTCTGGAATGACAATGGTGTAGATTTCGGTGCACTTCTCTAAGGAAAAATTGATGGCTCAATTTTTGTTTGTGTATGGTAGCTTGATTGGTTCAGATAGCGAATGTCTAATTGGTCCCTCATTAAGCCGCGTGCCAGCACGCGTGATTGGTTTACAGCGAGGATGGTTCTTACCTATTCCAGAAGATTGTGATATGGGACTAGGTGTAGTTTTTCAAAAAGACTCTACGTGCAACGGGGTT
This window encodes:
- a CDS encoding toll/interleukin-1 receptor domain-containing protein → MKVFFSHSSRDKSLVREIKNHFPDHFSVWIDEKELLIGRDLSQSIKNAISSDEVDFVVLFLSTYALSSNWVEQELKWALEREKVLKRTFVIPVLLEDILSSVEPPEIQDHLCLSCFDQSESFVKYFANHLYEKIVQLHFSEMADRKVELKSKIELKCLDGLYHMRSYDEIYNLAIKLVDGAKSHIYSTAFGGGKYEGRAEFIESLAKAGARNVHHKVVYSNRLSIARNRSMLDRKQAFEKMGASEFIQFALAEPWGADFLIVDNCHVHLSYHQPAGDALQAGLEITNTPNGVKAISEWFEKVVWNDNGVDFGALL